Proteins encoded together in one Colius striatus isolate bColStr4 chromosome 3, bColStr4.1.hap1, whole genome shotgun sequence window:
- the TRMT9B gene encoding probable tRNA methyltransferase 9B isoform X3 — MEHEATQLEKQHVHSVYENTAAYFSDLQSKAWPRVRNFLLEQKPGSLVADIGCGTGKYLSVNSQVYSLGCDYCGPLVEIARKKNDEVLVCDNLNLPFRDQCFNAVISIGVIHHFSTKQRRIKAIKEMARVLIPGGQMMIYVWAMEQKNRHFEKQDVFVPWNKALCSRHFSESNRSGDKGEFVHTVKSQDIHPAQLVISDCSYQTGLQPETDSKHSHGTDHCLSRACCMKISEEENRFYSALGRSFRSWFFSRSLDESALRKQTDKLKPLKNEGEWANSTVPIQHSRHCSLDLGHHGALLKEQSLDDDDVFVESLPLKKTEWSPATDALKDLSLNGGHQSVSQSKSEEVSFINSPVEDRDYSCGYNKDSAGNSDASKFFKRTSTTDSSDSALDSAVSVGDQTDAMLDTKAFMRYYHVFREGELCSLIEENVPELQILSSCYDHGNWCIIAEKIRT, encoded by the exons ATGGAACATGAGGCTACACAACTAGAAAAGCAGCACGTGCATAGTGTGTATGAAAATACAGCTGCCTACTTCAGTGATCTGCAGAGCAAAGCATGGCCTCGTGTTCGAAATTTTCTGCTGGAGCAAAAGCCTGGCAGTCTTGTTGCTGACATAG GTTGTGGAACTGGAAAATATCTGAGTGTCAACAGTCAGGTGTATAGTCTCGGCTGTGATTACTGTGGACCACTGGTAGAAAttgcaaggaagaaaaatgatgaagTTCTTGTATGTGACAACCTTAACCTTCCCTTTAGGGACCAGTGCTTCAATGCAGTAATTTCCATTGGAG tGATCCATCATTTCTCAACTAAACAAAGAAGAATCAAAGCCATAAAGGAAATGGCGAGGGTATTGATACCTGGAGGTCAGATGATGATTTATGTTTGGGCTATGGAACAAAAGAATCGTCACTTTGAGAAGCAAGATGTATTTGTTCCTTGGAACAAGGCCTTGTGCTCACGACATTTTTCAGAATCAAATCGATCTGGAGATAAGGGTGAGTTTGTGCATACTGTAAAAAGCCAAGACATACACCCTGCACAGCTAGTCATCTCTGATTGCAGCTACCAAACCGGTCTGCAGCCAGAAACTGATTCAAAACATTCCCACGGTACAGACCACTGCTTATCCAGAGCCTGCTGCATGAAAAtatctgaagaagaaaacagattttacaGTGCTCTAGGAAGATCTTTCCGCTCGTGGTTTTTCTCCAGATCCCTCGATGAATCGGCCCTTCGCAAGCAAACTGACAAGTTGAAGCCTCTGAAGAATGAAGGAGAATGGGCAAACAGTACTGTGCCCATTCAGCACTCACGACACTGCAGTTTGGATCTAGGTCACCACGGGGCGCTGTTAAAAGAACAAAGTTTGGATGATGATGATGTGTTTGTGGAAAGCCTGCCTCTCAAAAAAACAGAGTGGTCACCAGCCACAGATGCACTGAAGGATTTAAGTTTAAATGGAGGACACCAAAGTGTCTCTCAGAGCAAGAGTGAAGAAGTTTCATTTATAAACAGCCCAGTGGAAGACAGGGATTACAGCTGTGGCTATAATAAAGACAGTGCTGGTAATTCTGATGCCAGTAAGTTTTTCAAAAGAACTTCAACAACTGACTCTAGTGACTCTGCTTTGGATTCAGCTGTGTCTGTTGGGGACCAAACAGATGCCATGTTGGATACAAAAGCCTTTATGCGTTATTACCATGTTTTTCGGGAAGGGGAGCTGTGCTCTCTAATCGAAGAGAATGTGCCTGAGCTTCAGATACTTTCTTCGTGCTATGACCATGGAAACTGGTGCATTATTGCAGAGAAAATACGAACATAG
- the TRMT9B gene encoding probable tRNA methyltransferase 9B isoform X1, translating into MPQLSSFLAASDFRIPGMKMFNISMASWETESPCFRIYSSQMERMEHEATQLEKQHVHSVYENTAAYFSDLQSKAWPRVRNFLLEQKPGSLVADIGCGTGKYLSVNSQVYSLGCDYCGPLVEIARKKNDEVLVCDNLNLPFRDQCFNAVISIGVIHHFSTKQRRIKAIKEMARVLIPGGQMMIYVWAMEQKNRHFEKQDVFVPWNKALCSRHFSESNRSGDKGEFVHTVKSQDIHPAQLVISDCSYQTGLQPETDSKHSHGTDHCLSRACCMKISEEENRFYSALGRSFRSWFFSRSLDESALRKQTDKLKPLKNEGEWANSTVPIQHSRHCSLDLGHHGALLKEQSLDDDDVFVESLPLKKTEWSPATDALKDLSLNGGHQSVSQSKSEEVSFINSPVEDRDYSCGYNKDSAGNSDASKFFKRTSTTDSSDSALDSAVSVGDQTDAMLDTKAFMRYYHVFREGELCSLIEENVPELQILSSCYDHGNWCIIAEKIRT; encoded by the exons GATGGAACATGAGGCTACACAACTAGAAAAGCAGCACGTGCATAGTGTGTATGAAAATACAGCTGCCTACTTCAGTGATCTGCAGAGCAAAGCATGGCCTCGTGTTCGAAATTTTCTGCTGGAGCAAAAGCCTGGCAGTCTTGTTGCTGACATAG GTTGTGGAACTGGAAAATATCTGAGTGTCAACAGTCAGGTGTATAGTCTCGGCTGTGATTACTGTGGACCACTGGTAGAAAttgcaaggaagaaaaatgatgaagTTCTTGTATGTGACAACCTTAACCTTCCCTTTAGGGACCAGTGCTTCAATGCAGTAATTTCCATTGGAG tGATCCATCATTTCTCAACTAAACAAAGAAGAATCAAAGCCATAAAGGAAATGGCGAGGGTATTGATACCTGGAGGTCAGATGATGATTTATGTTTGGGCTATGGAACAAAAGAATCGTCACTTTGAGAAGCAAGATGTATTTGTTCCTTGGAACAAGGCCTTGTGCTCACGACATTTTTCAGAATCAAATCGATCTGGAGATAAGGGTGAGTTTGTGCATACTGTAAAAAGCCAAGACATACACCCTGCACAGCTAGTCATCTCTGATTGCAGCTACCAAACCGGTCTGCAGCCAGAAACTGATTCAAAACATTCCCACGGTACAGACCACTGCTTATCCAGAGCCTGCTGCATGAAAAtatctgaagaagaaaacagattttacaGTGCTCTAGGAAGATCTTTCCGCTCGTGGTTTTTCTCCAGATCCCTCGATGAATCGGCCCTTCGCAAGCAAACTGACAAGTTGAAGCCTCTGAAGAATGAAGGAGAATGGGCAAACAGTACTGTGCCCATTCAGCACTCACGACACTGCAGTTTGGATCTAGGTCACCACGGGGCGCTGTTAAAAGAACAAAGTTTGGATGATGATGATGTGTTTGTGGAAAGCCTGCCTCTCAAAAAAACAGAGTGGTCACCAGCCACAGATGCACTGAAGGATTTAAGTTTAAATGGAGGACACCAAAGTGTCTCTCAGAGCAAGAGTGAAGAAGTTTCATTTATAAACAGCCCAGTGGAAGACAGGGATTACAGCTGTGGCTATAATAAAGACAGTGCTGGTAATTCTGATGCCAGTAAGTTTTTCAAAAGAACTTCAACAACTGACTCTAGTGACTCTGCTTTGGATTCAGCTGTGTCTGTTGGGGACCAAACAGATGCCATGTTGGATACAAAAGCCTTTATGCGTTATTACCATGTTTTTCGGGAAGGGGAGCTGTGCTCTCTAATCGAAGAGAATGTGCCTGAGCTTCAGATACTTTCTTCGTGCTATGACCATGGAAACTGGTGCATTATTGCAGAGAAAATACGAACATAG
- the TRMT9B gene encoding probable tRNA methyltransferase 9B isoform X2 → MQPPPPRGCRMEHEATQLEKQHVHSVYENTAAYFSDLQSKAWPRVRNFLLEQKPGSLVADIGCGTGKYLSVNSQVYSLGCDYCGPLVEIARKKNDEVLVCDNLNLPFRDQCFNAVISIGVIHHFSTKQRRIKAIKEMARVLIPGGQMMIYVWAMEQKNRHFEKQDVFVPWNKALCSRHFSESNRSGDKGEFVHTVKSQDIHPAQLVISDCSYQTGLQPETDSKHSHGTDHCLSRACCMKISEEENRFYSALGRSFRSWFFSRSLDESALRKQTDKLKPLKNEGEWANSTVPIQHSRHCSLDLGHHGALLKEQSLDDDDVFVESLPLKKTEWSPATDALKDLSLNGGHQSVSQSKSEEVSFINSPVEDRDYSCGYNKDSAGNSDASKFFKRTSTTDSSDSALDSAVSVGDQTDAMLDTKAFMRYYHVFREGELCSLIEENVPELQILSSCYDHGNWCIIAEKIRT, encoded by the exons ATGCAGCCGCCACCGCCCCGCGGGTGCAG GATGGAACATGAGGCTACACAACTAGAAAAGCAGCACGTGCATAGTGTGTATGAAAATACAGCTGCCTACTTCAGTGATCTGCAGAGCAAAGCATGGCCTCGTGTTCGAAATTTTCTGCTGGAGCAAAAGCCTGGCAGTCTTGTTGCTGACATAG GTTGTGGAACTGGAAAATATCTGAGTGTCAACAGTCAGGTGTATAGTCTCGGCTGTGATTACTGTGGACCACTGGTAGAAAttgcaaggaagaaaaatgatgaagTTCTTGTATGTGACAACCTTAACCTTCCCTTTAGGGACCAGTGCTTCAATGCAGTAATTTCCATTGGAG tGATCCATCATTTCTCAACTAAACAAAGAAGAATCAAAGCCATAAAGGAAATGGCGAGGGTATTGATACCTGGAGGTCAGATGATGATTTATGTTTGGGCTATGGAACAAAAGAATCGTCACTTTGAGAAGCAAGATGTATTTGTTCCTTGGAACAAGGCCTTGTGCTCACGACATTTTTCAGAATCAAATCGATCTGGAGATAAGGGTGAGTTTGTGCATACTGTAAAAAGCCAAGACATACACCCTGCACAGCTAGTCATCTCTGATTGCAGCTACCAAACCGGTCTGCAGCCAGAAACTGATTCAAAACATTCCCACGGTACAGACCACTGCTTATCCAGAGCCTGCTGCATGAAAAtatctgaagaagaaaacagattttacaGTGCTCTAGGAAGATCTTTCCGCTCGTGGTTTTTCTCCAGATCCCTCGATGAATCGGCCCTTCGCAAGCAAACTGACAAGTTGAAGCCTCTGAAGAATGAAGGAGAATGGGCAAACAGTACTGTGCCCATTCAGCACTCACGACACTGCAGTTTGGATCTAGGTCACCACGGGGCGCTGTTAAAAGAACAAAGTTTGGATGATGATGATGTGTTTGTGGAAAGCCTGCCTCTCAAAAAAACAGAGTGGTCACCAGCCACAGATGCACTGAAGGATTTAAGTTTAAATGGAGGACACCAAAGTGTCTCTCAGAGCAAGAGTGAAGAAGTTTCATTTATAAACAGCCCAGTGGAAGACAGGGATTACAGCTGTGGCTATAATAAAGACAGTGCTGGTAATTCTGATGCCAGTAAGTTTTTCAAAAGAACTTCAACAACTGACTCTAGTGACTCTGCTTTGGATTCAGCTGTGTCTGTTGGGGACCAAACAGATGCCATGTTGGATACAAAAGCCTTTATGCGTTATTACCATGTTTTTCGGGAAGGGGAGCTGTGCTCTCTAATCGAAGAGAATGTGCCTGAGCTTCAGATACTTTCTTCGTGCTATGACCATGGAAACTGGTGCATTATTGCAGAGAAAATACGAACATAG